TTCCGGAGATGCAACAAAGCTTGAGCTCCCTGCAATCCGAGTTGGAGAAGATGATCGCCGCGATTCCCACCGAATGGCCCGCCACAGGCAGGGTAACATCCGGCGTCGGCGATCGCGTCTCGCCGTTGACCGGCAGGATCGAGTTTCATTCCGGCATCGACATCCCCAATCCCATTGGGACGCCGGTGTACGCTGCGGGAAACGCCACGGTAGAGACTACAGGGGAAATGAACGGCAACGGCCGCACCGTCGTCTTGAACCACGGGCAAGGAATCACTACGCAGTACCTGCACCTATCGAAAATTCACGTCAAACAGGGACAGCAGGTGCGCAAAGGACAGCAGATCGCCGAGGTCGGCAACACCGGACATAGCACCAGCCCGCATCTCCATTACGAGGTGCGCGTGAACGGCGTCCCGATCGACCCGCGGCGGGGGCTTCTTAAATAGGCGGCTTCAGCTTTAAGCCCGCCCGCCTCTAGTGTGGTGGAACTAAAGTTCGCAAAATAAATGCGCGGCCTCCCCGCCGTCATACCGCGAAAGCGGGTATCCGGAAGCTTTTGATTCTCTGGATCCCGGGTCGCGCTAGCTATCGCCAGCTTGCCCGGAATGACGCCTGAATTATTCAATGGTCTTTGGTTCCAGGACGCTAATGCACTGTAACAGACGCTTCGGCAACAGATGGCTTCCTCGCACTTCGACGAGCTCAGTGCGAACGGACTAGGAAAACGCCGTTCGTGGTGAGCTTGTCGAACCAGAACGGCGTAGCCAAATTAAGTGATACAGTCCACTAGCGTTCCGCTATGTTTTAAGTTGTTTCTTGTAAACCGCGGCCATCCGGCTTTGGATGCCGGCTTTGGCGAGGGCTTCTTCGAACATGCGCCTGACCGCCGGGTCTTCGTCCTCGTATTCGATCTGGTCGCCGCCCAGCTTGATGTCCTTGAGCGGCCTGTCGTCTCCTTCTCCCATCGTGCCGAAAAACTTTTTGCCGCCCCAGCGGAGCGCCAAATATCGGGCCGGCTCACTGCCGGCGTTGAAATGCTGGTGAAACCACCGGTCGGGCGGGACGACGAGGCTTCCCGGGCCCCAGTCGAATCTCTGCATGGGTTCGCCCTCGCGCCACATCAGCGAATATCCGCGGCCGCTCAAAACCAGCACGTGCGCGCCCGGCCCGTGGCGGTGCGCCTTCTTGTAAGTGCCGACGGGAAACTGGGAGATATGGGCGCACATCGTGTTGTTCGAAAGCTCGAAGTGAGAGAGCTGTCCGCCGGCGCCCCGCTCGCTCCGGTCCAACAGTTGAAAGCTCCGCGCATCGGCGACGAAGTTGGTTTCCCACACGATGCCGGGAAGCCAGCGCCCCTGGCCGCTGAAGTAGTCCTCGCTGGAGTCGAAGCGATCTTGGAAGACATAGGCGCAGCCGAAGATGAAATCGATGTTGTGGATGAGATTGATCATGATCGGCGCGCTGGTCACGCCGAGAAAGCGCGCCGGCTCGCTGCCGCTGCCGTTGAAATGCTGGTGCCAGGCGTTGAACGGCGGCGAAAAAAGCGCGCCCTCCTGCCATTCGAAGCTCCGCTTGGGACCGCCCTCCTGCCACACCGTGGTCGCGCCGCGGCCTTTGACCACGTAGATCAGCTCCTCGAAAAAATGTTTCTGCGGCTTTAAGCTCGCGCCCGGCGGAATCTCGCAGATATAGGCGTCGTCCGTCTCACCCGTGCCCTCGAGGCAGATACGCGCCGCCTGCCCGCCGATGCGCTCCCAACGGCCCAAAGGGACCGTTTTGACATCGGCAATGAAGAATCCCTGGATCAGCGGAATGCCTTCCGCTTCCACCCACTTGATGTAAGAGCTGCGCCGGTCCGTAATGGGTTGTCGCGCAATGTCTTCTCCACTCATCGTGCTTTTGTCCTTTGCCTATTAACTTTTTACCCTTCGACTTCGCTCAGGGCATGCTTTTGCCTTTTCACTTTCCTTTCCTAATGAGAATCTCCTCTATGAGCTGGTTCGTCTTGTCCCTGAGCTTGAACCCCTCCTCCGGCGATATCACCACGAGCGGAACGCCCTTCTCCTCCAAATTCGACACGTCTTCGTAAAGCGATTTCACGCCGCGGCGAACGGGAATTCTACCTGTGGCCGCTATGAGCTTGCTCCCCTCCTCGCTCAAGATGAAATCCATGAAGAGCGCGGCGGCGTGCGGGTGCTGCGAAGTGGCGGCCGGGCCCCAGAGCTGGGCGGATGCGGCCGGCGTCGGCCGGGCGAATATCAGCTCGATGGGACATTTTTTCTCGTGCTTCATCTGCGCCACGCGGTACGCGTAAAGCTCGACCGCGGCCTTGGTCTCTCCGGCGCACAGCAGTTGGGTCTGCAGCGAATGGCCGCGCCGCACGAAGACGCCGTTGGATACGAGCCCGCGCATGTACGCGCGCGTCTTCTCCTCCCCCCAGCTCAACAGCCAACCCATGACGGCGCGCGACGGCTCGGTGTCGATCGTCAGCTCCGCTTTCCACCTGGGCTGAAGAAGATCGGGATAGTCTTTCGGCGCCTCGGCGGCTTTGACGAGCTTGCTATTATAGGAGATGACCGTCGGAATAAGGTTGGTCGAAGTGTAATATCCTTGCTTGTCCTTGAAGTGGTCGGCGTAGGCTTTTCTCTCGGGAGATTCGTAGGGCGCGAGGATTCCCTCCTTCTGGACCACGACCAGATCGTCGAACGAGATGCCGACCACGTCGGCGTCGAGTTTCTTCGCGCGGTGCTCCAGTAGAACGCGCTCGGTCACCCTGCCGCCGCCCCCGCGCCAGTACTCGACCTTGACGAACGGATATTTCTTTACATAGGCGCCGCGATACTGCTCGAGCAGATCGATCGTTTCGCTGGAGTAAAAACTGAGCGCGCTCTCGCGCTTCGCGCCTTCGGCGAGCCTGGCAGCCCGCTCCGCTGGAGGGAGCTTGTTTATTTTGGCAAGGGCCTCCCTCCCGCTCTGCGCCCGTAGGACAGAGACCGGAAGGAAAAAGAAAAGCAGGAGAAAAGCCGCTCCCGTCTTCGTGTATCGTTTGTCTCGCATCATTTGACCGCTCCCTGAGGACAGAGATAACCGCCGCGGCATTGGATGCCCATCTCTCTCTGCACCTCTCTTAAAAGCGTCGCGTCGGCGACATCCGATATTTTTACTTTTTCCGGGTCCACATTGGTGCGCGCCGCGCTGTACTGGATGTGCAACCGGATGCCTCTTTCGGTGAAGCCGCCCGGATCGTCCGGGCTCAGGAAGCCGATCGACTGCCGGATCGCCTCGCGCGCGACTTCGGGATTCAGCTTCAGCTCTTTCGCCGCCACCTGGGCGGCTTCATCGGGATTCTGCCGGATAAAGAGCAGAGAGCGCACGTGGGCGCGGAGCCACTTTTTTACGATCTCGGGATTTTTTTTGAGAAACTGGTCGTTTGCCGCAAAACCGGAGAACGGCACCGGGTATACCTCGGATGAGTTGGCGATGATCCGGTAGCCTTTGCGCACCAGCTCCGCGGCGATGTCGAGATTGTTCGCCGAGCCGGCGATTTGACCGGTGTCCATGCCGATGACGCGCGCCTTGGCGTCGCCGATGGGGAGGAGCTTGACGTCGCGCTCCGGATCGAGTCCGAGTTTTTTAAGAATCAGCCGCGTCGCCTGGTCCTGCGAGCCGCCGGGGCTGGCGATCGCGACGACCTTGCCTTTGAGGTCCTCCGGCTTCTGGATTTCCGGCCGCACCGTGAATTGCAGGATCGAAGTGTTGTAGGTGAAGTAGATCGCCTTCAGCGGCGCGCCCATGATCGACGCGGTCATGGCGGAGCCGTGAACGGCGAACTGGATTTCTCCCGTGACCAGCGCCGGCACCGAGACGTTGGCGCGCATGACGATGATCTTCATATCCAGCCCTTCCTTCTCTAAAAAACCTTTCGCGCGGGCCAAATAGGAAGGAAGGTAGCCGAAGTCGGGCGAGGAAATGCCCTCCATCACGGGGATCAACTTGGCTTTGTCCTGAGCCGGAGCGTCCCGTTGGAGCAGGCCGAAAATTAGAACAAAGGACAAACCGACTGCCGCAACCGTCTTAGAGTTCATTCTACCCTCCGTAAATCGAGGCGGTTTCGAGCTGCTCAAAGCGCGTCCCCATGTCCACGCCGAGAACCTCGAAAAGATTCGGCGTCGCCGCGATGAAGCGCGCCGGGTTTTTTTTGTCGCTGTTGAAAAACTGATATTCCAGCGGCCGCGACAGAACCGGCAGGCCGACGCAATCTCCCTTCGTCCACGAGTGCTTCTTGCCGTCCACCACGACGTAGCCCTTGCCTTCCAGCATGTAATGAACGATTCCTCCCGGCGACTGCTGTTTCCCGGAATGGCCGCCGGGCTCGATTTCCTGCATGTAAACGACGAGGCTGCGAATGACGGTGTCGTTCTTGGCCGGGTGGATGTACCAGCGCGTCTTTCCCTGACGGTTGATCTCCCACGGCAGCTCGTCGCCGCGGACGATCTTTATTCCCTCTTCGGCTTGCTTGCGATAACGGTCTCTAAGTTCGAACAGCGCCTCTAATAAATTTTCTTGGGTCATTTTTACCTCACGGTCCGCTCGCAAATTATGCTTCGACACTTCGACCAGCTCAGTGCAGGCTCCCTCGACTCGCCTTTAGTCCCGAGCTCGTCGAGGGATCAGCATGAACGGAAAATATTCTTTTCATCGCTGATGCGTTCGCCCTGAGCCTGTCGAAGGGTGAACGCCGGGTTTTTCAGCGGCCGGCCTGGTGCGCCACACTCTTCTCCCAGCTTCCCTTCCAATCCGGCGAATTTTCGATCTGCACGATCTCGTACCCCAGGTGGGCGCGGTACGTGTTCGTGATCAACGCCAGCCAGCGCGCTGGCTTGTTCGGATCGGCGTTGAAATGCTGATGAGCGACGCCGCCCGGCTTGATCGGCAGCAGAATGAGATCGCCGGCCTTCCAATCGTGACGCTGGTTATCGACGATGGTGTAACCTTCGCCCTCCAGAACAAATATCGCCAGGCCGCCCTGATGCCGATGCTTGCCCGAGTGGCGCGTGATGACGTGCTCGAACGCCTGCATGGTTTGCAGCGCGGTGTCCGTTTTGTAGGGCATGAAATAGTAGCGGACCTTGGCGTTTCGGTTCTGCATCCAGGGCGTGTCCTTGGCGC
This genomic window from Candidatus Binatia bacterium contains:
- a CDS encoding cupin domain-containing protein, with translation MRASGRKKVRKKVKRELQAKDTWYPRLIKELERMNHRAETGKIVVRAKDTPWMQNRNAKVRYYFMPYKTDTALQTMQAFEHVITRHSGKHRHQGGLAIFVLEGEGYTIVDNQRHDWKAGDLILLPIKPGGVAHQHFNADPNKPARWLALITNTYRAHLGYEIVQIENSPDWKGSWEKSVAHQAGR
- a CDS encoding ABC transporter substrate-binding protein → MNSKTVAAVGLSFVLIFGLLQRDAPAQDKAKLIPVMEGISSPDFGYLPSYLARAKGFLEKEGLDMKIIVMRANVSVPALVTGEIQFAVHGSAMTASIMGAPLKAIYFTYNTSILQFTVRPEIQKPEDLKGKVVAIASPGGSQDQATRLILKKLGLDPERDVKLLPIGDAKARVIGMDTGQIAGSANNLDIAAELVRKGYRIIANSSEVYPVPFSGFAANDQFLKKNPEIVKKWLRAHVRSLLFIRQNPDEAAQVAAKELKLNPEVAREAIRQSIGFLSPDDPGGFTERGIRLHIQYSAARTNVDPEKVKISDVADATLLREVQREMGIQCRGGYLCPQGAVK
- a CDS encoding M23 family metallopeptidase yields the protein PEMQQSLSSLQSELEKMIAAIPTEWPATGRVTSGVGDRVSPLTGRIEFHSGIDIPNPIGTPVYAAGNATVETTGEMNGNGRTVVLNHGQGITTQYLHLSKIHVKQGQQVRKGQQIAEVGNTGHSTSPHLHYEVRVNGVPIDPRRGLLK
- a CDS encoding extracellular solute-binding protein → MMRDKRYTKTGAAFLLLFFFLPVSVLRAQSGREALAKINKLPPAERAARLAEGAKRESALSFYSSETIDLLEQYRGAYVKKYPFVKVEYWRGGGGRVTERVLLEHRAKKLDADVVGISFDDLVVVQKEGILAPYESPERKAYADHFKDKQGYYTSTNLIPTVISYNSKLVKAAEAPKDYPDLLQPRWKAELTIDTEPSRAVMGWLLSWGEEKTRAYMRGLVSNGVFVRRGHSLQTQLLCAGETKAAVELYAYRVAQMKHEKKCPIELIFARPTPAASAQLWGPAATSQHPHAAALFMDFILSEEGSKLIAATGRIPVRRGVKSLYEDVSNLEEKGVPLVVISPEEGFKLRDKTNQLIEEILIRKGK
- a CDS encoding cupin domain-containing protein yields the protein MSGEDIARQPITDRRSSYIKWVEAEGIPLIQGFFIADVKTVPLGRWERIGGQAARICLEGTGETDDAYICEIPPGASLKPQKHFFEELIYVVKGRGATTVWQEGGPKRSFEWQEGALFSPPFNAWHQHFNGSGSEPARFLGVTSAPIMINLIHNIDFIFGCAYVFQDRFDSSEDYFSGQGRWLPGIVWETNFVADARSFQLLDRSERGAGGQLSHFELSNNTMCAHISQFPVGTYKKAHRHGPGAHVLVLSGRGYSLMWREGEPMQRFDWGPGSLVVPPDRWFHQHFNAGSEPARYLALRWGGKKFFGTMGEGDDRPLKDIKLGGDQIEYEDEDPAVRRMFEEALAKAGIQSRMAAVYKKQLKT
- a CDS encoding cupin domain-containing protein, which gives rise to MTQENLLEALFELRDRYRKQAEEGIKIVRGDELPWEINRQGKTRWYIHPAKNDTVIRSLVVYMQEIEPGGHSGKQQSPGGIVHYMLEGKGYVVVDGKKHSWTKGDCVGLPVLSRPLEYQFFNSDKKNPARFIAATPNLFEVLGVDMGTRFEQLETASIYGG